The Pirellulimonas nuda genome includes a region encoding these proteins:
- a CDS encoding efflux RND transporter permease subunit, whose product MSLINFSLKNPFTVLAVAVGLCLLGVAVAPSLPIDILPDFKKPVVVSFFSYPGLPTLDMEKSVTSRVERALTLAGGIEHQEARTVPGAAVIKVFFRPGTDPSAAMNDIVNLEASDMFHLPPGIEWPFTLRSEPANLPVVLAAIGGEGLSETELYNIGYYAVRNKMGSLPGVQIPHPFGGKFRQMMVYVDPNKLRAYNLSAEDVVDALGRSNLVLAAGSIKMGESEYQVHPTNTLPTPAEIDAVPIAVRDGATVFIRDVGYTKDDAALQYNIVRVNGSRSVYCPLLREPGQNTIEVVDSIYEGIAREIPKMKDLGDIPQATEVTLVADQSDYIRTAMKNLFWQVLLGAVLVTIVVALFLRSLMPTLAILAVLVLSILIGGLGFAFTGNSINVMTLGGIALAIGTVVDGGIVVVENVIRHLRMGKSPLDAARDGAGEVASPIFAGTITTLAVFIPAIFLTGMIQYLFTPLATAAGLTIAASYVVAITAVPALCATLLRRAKPAADAAGQGAPRRPGAYARTLGWALDRPLPVAVVIVALAALPLFTWPMLGSELFPEVDAGAFELRIKTAPGTRLEETEKLVIAVEEAIKRVIPAEEIKTIISNIGLPVGKGAGFSTVLSSNSGPDTAYLLVNLETSGRSVSTNDYIARLREALADQFPTDQFLFVNGSIVNMALNEGVPTPINVQVSAGSLDQCRDIAEQVVAKIKPIPGAADVQIGQTLDAPQIDINVDRVRAKLLGINQEDVARTALTSLGSSVGFAPTIWIDPASGTDYFMGVQYENNEVDSLDEVRNIPLSVGTEEDPTTIPLSNIAEVKRVTIPGEIQHYNIARVNDVYVNAVGRDVGSVARDVEAAIATMELPKGVSLTVRGPVQTMKEGADMLGAGLGVATVLVYLVLMAQFRSFTDPLIIMLAVPLGISGVLLVLWLTGTTLNIQSLMGTLMMIGVVVNSSILLVEFANVLRDRGMAPREAALESAKIRLRPILMTSLTLVASMAPLMFHWAPGNEAMVPLARALVGGLAVSTVLTLVLVPCVYVLIHQRRWATSP is encoded by the coding sequence ATGAGCCTTATCAACTTCTCCCTCAAGAACCCGTTCACGGTGCTCGCCGTGGCGGTTGGGCTTTGTCTGCTGGGCGTCGCGGTGGCGCCGAGCCTGCCGATCGACATCCTCCCCGACTTCAAGAAGCCGGTGGTGGTCAGCTTCTTCTCCTACCCGGGCCTGCCGACGCTCGACATGGAGAAGAGCGTCACCTCGCGCGTCGAGCGGGCGCTCACCCTGGCCGGCGGCATCGAGCACCAAGAGGCGCGCACGGTCCCCGGAGCCGCGGTCATCAAGGTCTTCTTCCGGCCCGGCACCGACCCCAGTGCGGCGATGAACGACATCGTCAACCTGGAGGCGAGCGACATGTTCCACCTGCCGCCGGGCATCGAGTGGCCGTTCACGCTCCGCAGCGAGCCGGCTAACCTGCCGGTAGTGCTCGCGGCGATCGGGGGCGAGGGGCTCAGCGAGACAGAACTGTACAACATCGGCTACTACGCGGTCCGCAATAAGATGGGCTCGCTCCCGGGGGTGCAGATCCCCCACCCGTTCGGCGGAAAGTTCCGCCAGATGATGGTGTACGTCGACCCAAATAAGCTGCGCGCCTACAACCTCAGCGCCGAAGACGTGGTAGACGCGCTGGGCCGCTCGAACCTGGTGCTGGCCGCGGGGTCGATCAAGATGGGAGAGAGCGAGTACCAGGTGCACCCGACCAACACGCTGCCCACCCCGGCGGAGATCGACGCCGTGCCGATCGCGGTCCGCGACGGCGCCACGGTGTTCATCCGCGACGTGGGCTACACCAAGGACGACGCGGCGCTGCAGTACAACATCGTCCGTGTGAACGGCAGCCGCAGCGTCTACTGCCCGCTGCTGCGCGAGCCGGGGCAGAACACGATCGAGGTGGTCGACAGCATCTACGAAGGGATCGCCAGGGAGATCCCCAAGATGAAGGACCTGGGAGACATCCCCCAGGCGACGGAGGTCACGCTGGTGGCAGACCAGTCGGACTACATCCGCACGGCGATGAAGAACCTGTTCTGGCAGGTGCTGCTGGGGGCGGTGCTGGTGACGATCGTCGTGGCGTTGTTCCTCCGCAGCCTGATGCCCACGCTCGCCATCCTGGCGGTGCTGGTGCTGTCGATCCTGATCGGCGGGCTCGGTTTCGCGTTCACCGGCAACTCGATCAACGTGATGACCCTGGGGGGGATCGCGCTAGCGATCGGCACGGTGGTCGACGGCGGCATCGTGGTGGTAGAGAACGTCATCCGCCACCTACGGATGGGCAAGAGCCCGCTCGACGCGGCCCGCGACGGCGCGGGCGAGGTCGCCAGCCCGATCTTCGCCGGCACCATCACGACGCTCGCGGTCTTCATCCCGGCGATCTTCTTGACGGGGATGATCCAGTACCTGTTTACGCCGCTGGCGACCGCCGCGGGGCTGACGATCGCCGCCTCCTACGTGGTGGCAATCACGGCGGTCCCCGCGTTGTGCGCCACGCTGCTGCGGCGCGCCAAGCCCGCAGCCGACGCGGCGGGGCAGGGCGCCCCACGCCGGCCCGGCGCTTACGCACGCACGCTCGGCTGGGCGCTCGACCGCCCCCTGCCGGTCGCCGTGGTGATTGTGGCGCTGGCGGCGCTGCCGCTGTTTACGTGGCCGATGCTCGGTTCCGAGCTCTTCCCGGAGGTCGACGCGGGGGCGTTCGAGCTGCGGATCAAGACCGCCCCCGGCACGCGGCTGGAGGAAACGGAGAAGCTGGTCATCGCTGTTGAGGAGGCGATCAAGCGCGTCATCCCGGCCGAAGAGATCAAGACCATCATCTCCAACATCGGCCTGCCGGTGGGCAAGGGCGCCGGCTTCTCAACGGTGCTCAGCTCGAACTCCGGACCCGACACCGCGTACCTGCTGGTGAACCTAGAAACCTCCGGACGCAGCGTCAGCACCAACGACTACATCGCCCGGCTCCGCGAGGCGCTGGCCGACCAGTTCCCGACCGATCAGTTTCTGTTCGTCAACGGCAGCATCGTCAACATGGCGCTGAACGAGGGGGTCCCCACGCCCATCAACGTGCAGGTCTCCGCCGGGTCGCTCGACCAGTGCCGCGACATCGCGGAGCAGGTGGTCGCCAAGATCAAGCCGATCCCCGGCGCCGCGGACGTGCAGATCGGGCAGACGCTCGACGCGCCGCAGATCGACATCAATGTCGACCGGGTACGCGCCAAGCTGCTGGGCATCAATCAAGAAGACGTCGCCCGCACGGCCCTGACCTCGCTCGGCTCGAGCGTCGGGTTTGCGCCGACCATCTGGATCGATCCCGCGAGCGGCACCGACTACTTCATGGGGGTGCAGTATGAGAACAATGAAGTTGACTCGCTGGACGAGGTCCGCAACATCCCGCTGTCGGTTGGAACCGAAGAAGACCCGACCACGATCCCCCTCTCGAACATCGCGGAAGTCAAGCGGGTCACTATCCCGGGGGAGATCCAGCACTACAACATCGCGCGCGTGAACGACGTGTACGTGAACGCGGTGGGACGCGACGTCGGCTCGGTCGCACGCGACGTGGAAGCCGCGATCGCGACCATGGAGCTCCCCAAGGGGGTGTCGCTCACCGTCCGCGGCCCCGTGCAAACCATGAAAGAAGGCGCAGACATGCTGGGCGCCGGGCTGGGGGTCGCCACGGTGCTGGTGTACCTGGTGCTGATGGCCCAGTTCCGCTCGTTCACGGACCCGCTGATCATCATGCTGGCCGTGCCGCTGGGCATCTCGGGGGTGCTGCTGGTGCTGTGGCTCACCGGCACCACGCTCAATATCCAGTCGCTGATGGGGACGCTGATGATGATCGGCGTGGTGGTCAACAGCAGCATCCTGCTGGTAGAGTTCGCCAACGTGCTGCGCGACCGCGGCATGGCGCCGCGCGAGGCGGCGCTCGAGTCGGCCAAGATCCGCCTGCGGCCGATCTTGATGACGTCGCTGACGCTGGTCGCCTCGATGGCGCCGCTGATGTTCCACTGGGCCCCCGGCAACGAGGCCATGGTGCCGCTGGCCCGGGCGCTGGTCGGCGGGCTGGCGGTCTCTACCGTGCTAACGCTGGTGCTGGTGCCGTGCGTCTACGTGTTGATCCATCAGCGGCGCTGGGCGACGTCGCCCTAG
- the fucP gene encoding L-fucose:H+ symporter permease: MSEPSKPASHPVPVVSGKYLIPFMLVTSLFALWGFANDITNPMVAAFKNVLLLSHFESSLVQSAFYGGYCFMAIPAALFIRRFGYKAGVLMGLALYALGCLLFVPAGASMAFAAFLSAYFIMTCGLAFLETTANPYILAMGPESNAPRRLNFAQAFNPMGSLLGMFIARDFILAKLDPADEATRRALSESDPAALQTIQQSDLAVIVGPYVTLGIVVLVALVLFALTRLPSGESTDTRDSSLSASLGRLFSTPRYLGGVVAQAFYVGAQIMCWTFIIQYAENELGMPKADAQSYNIIAMIVFVVSRFVCTYLLKFFNPGTLLATLAAGGGLLILGAIFLEGMPGLYSLMGVSACMSLMFPTIYGIALRGMGDDAKLGSAGLICAIGGGCVMPPLQAKIMDGAAFSLGGMTLSATRASFVLPLICFVVIGIYGCMTSGSGRRDAQA; this comes from the coding sequence ATGTCCGAACCCAGCAAGCCCGCGTCGCATCCCGTGCCGGTTGTTTCCGGCAAGTACCTGATCCCCTTCATGCTGGTGACGTCGCTCTTCGCGTTGTGGGGGTTTGCGAACGACATCACCAACCCCATGGTCGCGGCGTTCAAGAACGTGCTGCTGCTGAGCCACTTTGAGAGCTCGCTGGTGCAAAGCGCGTTCTACGGCGGCTACTGCTTCATGGCGATCCCGGCGGCGCTGTTCATCCGCCGGTTCGGGTACAAGGCCGGCGTGCTGATGGGGCTGGCCCTCTACGCCCTGGGGTGCCTGCTGTTCGTCCCCGCCGGAGCGTCGATGGCGTTCGCCGCGTTCCTGTCTGCCTACTTCATCATGACGTGCGGCCTGGCGTTCTTGGAGACGACGGCCAACCCCTACATCCTGGCGATGGGCCCCGAGTCGAACGCGCCGCGCCGGCTCAACTTCGCCCAGGCTTTCAACCCGATGGGATCGCTGCTGGGCATGTTCATCGCCCGCGACTTCATCCTCGCGAAGCTCGACCCGGCCGACGAAGCAACCCGTCGCGCCTTGTCGGAGTCCGACCCGGCCGCCCTGCAGACCATCCAGCAGAGCGACCTGGCCGTGATCGTGGGGCCGTACGTGACGCTCGGGATCGTGGTGCTCGTGGCGCTGGTGCTGTTCGCCCTGACGCGGCTCCCGAGCGGCGAGTCGACCGACACCCGCGACTCCAGCCTTTCTGCTTCGCTCGGCAGGCTGTTTAGCACGCCGCGGTACCTGGGGGGGGTGGTTGCTCAGGCGTTCTACGTCGGCGCCCAGATCATGTGCTGGACCTTCATCATCCAGTACGCCGAGAACGAGCTCGGCATGCCAAAAGCCGACGCCCAGTCGTACAACATTATCGCGATGATCGTCTTCGTGGTGAGCCGCTTCGTCTGCACCTACCTGCTGAAGTTCTTCAACCCCGGAACGCTGCTCGCCACGCTGGCCGCGGGGGGCGGGCTGCTGATCCTGGGGGCGATCTTCTTAGAAGGGATGCCGGGGCTCTACAGCCTGATGGGGGTCTCGGCCTGCATGTCGCTGATGTTCCCCACCATCTACGGCATCGCCCTACGCGGCATGGGCGACGACGCCAAGCTGGGCTCGGCGGGGTTGATCTGCGCCATCGGCGGCGGCTGCGTGATGCCCCCGCTGCAAGCGAAGATCATGGACGGCGCGGCCTTCTCGCTGGGGGGCATGACCCTCTCGGCCACCCGCGCCTCGTTTGTGCTGCCGCTGATCTGCTTCGTCGTGATCGGCATCTACGGGTGCATGACCTCCGGCTCGGGCCGGCGTGACGCCCAGGCCTAG
- a CDS encoding oxidoreductase, with product MSYPKIAGLKTASAFRSHTDALGIALPLDDTVETGPDAPLARPLEAGGRRIGNRFCILPMEGWDGETDGRPTDLTRRRWRRFGESGAKLIWGGEAVAVRHDGRANPNQLMLNADTLSEIASLREDLVAAHAERFGDTDDLLVGLQLTHSGRFSRPNEKKRWEPRVAYRHPLLDPRVGVVDDGPVLSDDQLDRLVDDFVVAAKLSADAGYAFVDVKQCHGYLGHELLSGFDRPGRYGGSFENRTRFFRDIAAGIRAEAPGLEIGVRLSVFDFSPYRPGEEGVGAAEQSVEYRYAFGGDGTGVGFDLEEPSRYLTLLQEHGVRMVCTTVGSPYYNPHIQRPASFPPSDGYLPPEDPLVGVARQIDATRRLKRDHPGLLLVGSGYTYLQEWLPNVAQHVVREGWVDSIGLGRMVLSYPELPADVLAGRKLVRKLICRTFSECTSAPRNGMISGCFPLDQFYRDRPERELLARALGKGAADPAQ from the coding sequence ATGAGCTACCCCAAGATCGCTGGTCTGAAGACCGCTAGCGCGTTCCGCTCCCACACCGACGCGCTCGGCATTGCGCTTCCGCTAGACGACACGGTCGAGACCGGCCCCGACGCGCCGCTCGCCCGGCCGCTCGAGGCCGGCGGCCGGCGGATCGGCAACCGGTTTTGTATCTTGCCGATGGAGGGCTGGGACGGCGAGACCGACGGCAGGCCCACCGACCTCACCCGCCGCCGATGGCGGCGGTTCGGCGAGAGCGGCGCCAAGCTGATCTGGGGGGGCGAGGCGGTGGCCGTGCGGCACGACGGCCGCGCGAACCCCAACCAGCTCATGCTCAACGCCGACACCCTGTCGGAGATCGCCTCACTCCGCGAAGACCTGGTCGCCGCACACGCAGAACGGTTCGGCGACACGGACGACCTGCTGGTCGGCCTCCAACTCACCCACTCCGGCCGGTTCTCGCGTCCCAACGAGAAGAAGCGGTGGGAGCCGCGCGTCGCCTACCGGCACCCGCTGCTCGACCCGCGCGTTGGGGTGGTGGACGACGGCCCTGTGCTGTCCGACGACCAGCTCGACCGGCTGGTCGACGACTTCGTCGTCGCCGCCAAGCTCTCGGCAGACGCCGGATACGCGTTTGTCGACGTCAAGCAGTGCCACGGCTACCTGGGGCACGAGCTGCTCTCGGGCTTCGATCGGCCGGGCCGGTACGGCGGCAGCTTCGAGAACCGCACCCGCTTCTTCCGCGACATCGCGGCCGGCATCCGCGCCGAGGCGCCGGGGCTAGAGATCGGCGTGCGGCTGAGCGTGTTCGACTTCTCACCCTACCGGCCGGGCGAAGAAGGGGTCGGGGCCGCGGAGCAATCGGTAGAGTACCGCTACGCCTTCGGGGGCGATGGCACCGGCGTGGGCTTCGACCTCGAAGAGCCGAGCCGCTACCTCACGCTGCTGCAAGAGCACGGGGTCCGGATGGTCTGCACCACCGTGGGGAGCCCCTACTACAACCCCCACATCCAACGCCCCGCGTCTTTCCCGCCATCGGACGGCTACCTCCCCCCGGAAGACCCGCTGGTGGGCGTGGCCCGGCAGATCGACGCCACGCGGCGGCTCAAGCGAGACCACCCGGGGCTCCTCCTGGTTGGCTCTGGCTACACCTATCTGCAGGAATGGCTGCCCAACGTCGCCCAGCACGTCGTGCGCGAGGGCTGGGTCGACTCCATCGGCCTGGGGCGGATGGTGCTCTCCTACCCAGAGCTGCCGGCCGACGTGCTGGCCGGTCGGAAGCTGGTCCGCAAGCTCATCTGCCGCACCTTTAGCGAGTGCACGTCCGCGCCGCGCAACGGGATGATTTCGGGGTGCTTCCCGCTCGACCAGTTCTACCGCGACCGCCCCGAACGCGAGCTGCTGGCGCGCGCCCTGGGCAAGGGCGCCGCCGATCCTGCACAATAG
- a CDS encoding alpha-L-fucosidase, with amino-acid sequence MHGSNRRNQVVIPVALAALYASLLLPCRTAWCDEQELDAAAETYTPTAENLAARRWFQDARFGVFIHWGVYSELGRGEWVMNNQKMTVDQYKPLAERFNPTKYDPAAWVALVKKSGARYITITSKHHDGFALWDSKTSDWNVVDATPYGKDLLKPLAEACKAQGIKLFFYHSHLDWTHPDYFPRGRTGQHSGRPDDGNFDRYLDHMDAQLAELLGGDYGDVAGIWFDGWWDQLNRSPENPRATHVDWRLGQTYRLIHGLQPAALVGNNHHVQPFPGEDFQMFERDLPGENQGGHSAHAVIGDLPLETCDTINKSWGYNASDHSVKSTRQLVHYLVKAAGRDANLLLNVGPKPDGTIQDEFQERLLAMGKWLDVYGDSIYGTRGGPVAPQAWGVTTRRGDAVYIHVLDPPKPGPDGWSKLAGCEKLSLKELGYFDPSEKLEWRRGADGALEVRLKQADEPAIDTLLVGQL; translated from the coding sequence CTCGAATCGGCGAAACCAAGTAGTTATCCCGGTCGCGTTGGCGGCCTTGTACGCCTCGCTCCTGCTGCCGTGCCGTACGGCCTGGTGTGACGAGCAGGAGCTCGACGCGGCGGCGGAAACGTACACGCCCACCGCGGAAAACCTAGCGGCGCGGCGCTGGTTCCAGGACGCCCGCTTCGGGGTGTTCATCCACTGGGGCGTCTACAGCGAGCTGGGCCGCGGCGAGTGGGTGATGAACAACCAGAAGATGACGGTCGACCAGTACAAGCCCCTTGCCGAGCGGTTCAACCCCACCAAGTACGATCCCGCGGCGTGGGTCGCGCTGGTGAAGAAGTCGGGCGCCCGGTACATCACGATCACGTCGAAACACCACGACGGCTTCGCCCTGTGGGATTCCAAGACCTCCGATTGGAACGTGGTAGACGCCACCCCCTACGGAAAAGACCTGCTCAAGCCGCTGGCCGAGGCGTGCAAGGCCCAGGGCATCAAGCTCTTCTTCTACCACTCGCACCTCGACTGGACCCACCCCGACTACTTCCCCCGCGGCCGAACGGGCCAGCACTCCGGCCGGCCCGACGACGGAAACTTTGACCGCTACCTCGACCACATGGACGCGCAGCTCGCCGAGCTGCTTGGGGGCGATTACGGCGACGTGGCCGGCATCTGGTTCGACGGCTGGTGGGACCAGCTCAACCGCTCGCCGGAAAACCCCCGCGCCACGCACGTCGATTGGCGCCTGGGGCAAACCTACCGGCTCATCCACGGCCTGCAGCCGGCGGCCCTGGTGGGCAACAACCACCACGTCCAGCCCTTCCCGGGCGAGGACTTCCAGATGTTCGAGCGCGACCTACCCGGCGAGAACCAGGGGGGGCACAGCGCCCACGCGGTGATCGGCGACCTGCCGCTCGAGACCTGCGACACGATCAACAAGTCGTGGGGCTACAACGCGTCCGACCACAGCGTGAAGTCGACTCGCCAGCTCGTGCACTACCTGGTCAAGGCCGCGGGGCGCGACGCCAACCTGCTGCTGAACGTCGGGCCGAAGCCGGACGGGACGATCCAGGACGAGTTCCAGGAGCGTCTGCTCGCCATGGGGAAATGGCTCGACGTGTACGGCGATTCCATCTACGGCACCCGTGGCGGGCCGGTGGCGCCGCAGGCGTGGGGGGTCACGACGCGGCGCGGCGACGCCGTCTACATCCACGTGCTCGACCCCCCCAAGCCGGGCCCGGACGGTTGGTCGAAGCTGGCCGGGTGCGAGAAGCTGTCGTTGAAGGAGCTGGGCTACTTCGATCCGTCAGAGAAACTCGAGTGGCGCCGCGGCGCCGACGGAGCGCTGGAGGTCCGCCTCAAACAAGCCGACGAGCCGGCGATCGACACGCTCCTGGTCGGGCAGCTCTGA